In the Flavisolibacter tropicus genome, one interval contains:
- the mfd gene encoding transcription-repair coupling factor, whose protein sequence is MSVQDLLKTYQQSPRLFQLADRLSFAQPEKIYLKNLRGSASQFIAAGAFMHPSCSQLNHVFICNDAEDAAYFHNTLENLTQALNIFYFPSSFKNRKNYRLLNSSHVMLRTEALTRFAAGAGNRVGALVTYPEAVFEKVVISKAISENIIYIKSGDVLDTDRLYEKLVNYGFERTDFVYQPGQFAVRGGIVDIYSFGNDKPYRIELFGNDVDSIRIVDPETQLSERRLLQVSIIPNVETQLEEAGKVSLLDFLPENTIVWLQDEELTRERLLTGAEDVQQFLQMIAERPPQAEEDDQLEKRTVTLDDFVTADTFFEQLANRHTLYFGHERPSQFHFEIAFNTKEQPSFNRQFDLLIKDLKSWEAKGFTLNLFAENPKQLERLYSIFKDLNQEINFTPLATSIHEGFIDEDLKLIFYTDHQIFQRYHKYKVKQAYNKNKALTLRSLRELQPGDFVTHIDHGVGVYSGLQKIEVNGKLQEAVRIIYKDSDILYVNINSLHKIAKYTGKEGTVPKVNKLGSDVWSKLKEKTKTKVKEIAFDLIKLYAQRKAQQGFQHTPDNYMQTELEASFIYEDTPDQSKATADVKKDMEAPSPMDRLVCGDVGFGKTEIAIRAAFKTCVDGKQAAIMVPTTILAFQHYKTLRERLKDFPVTVDYVNRFKTAKEKKETLKKLEEGKIDIIVGTHALLGKEVKFRDLGLMIIDEEQKFGVGHKEKLKTLKTNIDCLTLTATPIPRTLQFSLMGARDLSIINTPPPNRQPIQTEVRVYQEDFVRDAIYFETERGGQVFFIHNRIQGLAEMAGILQGLCPDLSIGWAHGQLEGHELEERILDFIDKKYDVLVCTNIVESGVDIPNVNTIVVNNAHQFGLSDLHQLRGRVGRSNKKAFCYLLAPPMSTLPTDSRKRLQTLEQHSDLGSGFQIAMRDLDIRGAGNMLGGEQSGFMAEIGFEMYQKILEEAIKELKRTQFKELFKEEISKQDDFVADCTIDTDLEILIPDSYVENITERLSLYSRLDNCDNDEELEQMETEFVDRFGPIPPQVQDLFITVRCRKMAVALGFEKLMLKDNILKCYFINRPDSPYFESALFNNILDYLQTGTNKARLKQVGKLFMLVVEPANSMQDIFSFLQRMHMAVVK, encoded by the coding sequence ATGAGTGTCCAGGATTTGCTGAAAACCTATCAACAATCGCCCCGCCTTTTTCAGTTGGCGGACCGGCTTTCTTTTGCCCAGCCTGAAAAAATCTATTTAAAAAACCTGCGGGGTAGTGCATCACAGTTTATTGCAGCAGGTGCATTTATGCATCCCTCTTGCAGTCAGTTGAATCATGTGTTCATTTGTAATGATGCTGAGGATGCGGCGTATTTTCATAATACGCTGGAAAACCTTACGCAGGCACTGAATATCTTTTACTTCCCGTCTTCTTTTAAGAACCGAAAAAACTATCGGTTGCTAAATTCGTCGCACGTGATGCTGCGGACAGAGGCTTTGACCAGGTTTGCAGCAGGAGCCGGAAATCGAGTAGGGGCATTGGTAACTTACCCAGAAGCGGTGTTTGAAAAAGTGGTGATTTCCAAAGCGATCTCTGAAAACATCATCTACATAAAATCAGGTGATGTACTGGATACCGATAGGCTGTATGAAAAACTGGTGAATTATGGTTTTGAGCGTACTGATTTTGTATATCAGCCTGGACAGTTTGCTGTGCGGGGTGGTATAGTAGATATTTACTCTTTTGGTAACGATAAGCCTTATCGCATTGAGCTTTTTGGTAATGATGTAGACTCAATTCGTATTGTTGACCCAGAGACACAATTAAGTGAGCGGCGTTTGCTACAGGTAAGTATCATTCCCAATGTGGAAACGCAATTGGAAGAAGCGGGTAAAGTGTCTTTGTTGGATTTCTTACCGGAGAATACTATTGTGTGGTTACAAGATGAGGAGTTGACACGCGAGCGCCTTTTAACGGGCGCAGAGGACGTGCAGCAGTTCCTGCAAATGATAGCAGAGCGACCACCACAAGCGGAAGAAGATGATCAGTTAGAAAAGCGGACAGTAACCTTAGATGACTTCGTCACTGCTGATACCTTCTTTGAGCAACTGGCCAATCGGCACACGCTGTATTTTGGACATGAGCGCCCTTCTCAGTTTCATTTTGAAATAGCGTTCAATACAAAGGAGCAACCGTCTTTTAACAGACAGTTTGATTTGCTGATCAAGGACCTTAAAAGCTGGGAGGCAAAAGGATTTACACTCAATCTGTTTGCTGAAAATCCTAAGCAATTAGAACGCCTGTATAGCATATTTAAAGACCTAAATCAGGAAATTAACTTCACTCCACTGGCAACCTCTATTCATGAAGGTTTTATTGATGAAGATCTCAAGCTGATCTTTTATACCGATCACCAGATTTTCCAGCGTTATCACAAATACAAGGTCAAGCAAGCTTATAATAAGAATAAGGCGCTTACCCTACGTTCATTACGTGAACTACAGCCTGGTGATTTTGTGACGCATATAGATCATGGAGTGGGCGTATATAGTGGACTGCAGAAAATAGAAGTGAATGGCAAGCTACAAGAAGCGGTTCGCATCATTTATAAAGACAGCGATATATTGTACGTCAATATCAATTCGCTGCACAAGATTGCTAAGTACACTGGCAAGGAAGGAACCGTACCAAAGGTCAATAAACTGGGTAGTGATGTATGGTCCAAGCTGAAAGAAAAGACCAAAACAAAGGTTAAAGAGATTGCCTTTGATTTGATCAAGCTATATGCCCAGCGGAAAGCGCAACAAGGATTTCAGCATACGCCCGACAATTACATGCAAACGGAATTGGAGGCCTCATTTATCTATGAGGATACACCCGATCAAAGCAAGGCTACTGCCGATGTAAAGAAGGATATGGAAGCACCATCGCCAATGGACCGATTGGTTTGCGGTGATGTAGGCTTTGGAAAAACAGAGATCGCTATCCGGGCAGCTTTTAAAACCTGTGTTGATGGCAAGCAGGCGGCCATCATGGTGCCCACGACGATATTGGCCTTTCAGCATTATAAAACATTACGTGAGCGCTTGAAGGACTTCCCTGTAACGGTAGATTATGTTAACCGTTTTAAAACGGCTAAAGAAAAGAAAGAAACGCTGAAGAAACTGGAAGAGGGGAAGATTGATATCATTGTTGGAACCCACGCACTGCTGGGTAAAGAAGTGAAGTTTAGAGATCTTGGGTTGATGATCATTGACGAAGAACAGAAGTTTGGCGTAGGGCATAAGGAAAAACTTAAAACGCTAAAGACCAATATTGACTGTTTAACACTGACGGCGACGCCAATTCCCCGGACCTTACAGTTTAGCCTGATGGGGGCTCGTGACCTTTCTATTATCAATACCCCGCCACCTAACCGTCAGCCCATACAGACTGAAGTGCGTGTATACCAGGAAGACTTTGTGCGGGATGCTATCTATTTTGAAACGGAGCGGGGCGGCCAGGTATTCTTTATTCATAACCGCATACAAGGACTAGCAGAAATGGCTGGTATCCTGCAAGGGCTTTGTCCTGATCTAAGTATTGGTTGGGCGCATGGTCAGCTGGAAGGGCATGAATTGGAAGAGCGCATATTAGACTTTATCGATAAGAAGTATGATGTATTAGTTTGTACCAATATCGTAGAAAGTGGAGTGGATATTCCTAACGTCAATACCATTGTTGTTAACAACGCTCACCAGTTTGGCCTAAGTGATCTGCACCAGTTGCGTGGCCGTGTAGGACGAAGCAATAAAAAAGCATTTTGTTATCTCTTGGCACCGCCTATGAGTACCCTGCCAACAGATTCCCGTAAGCGCTTACAAACCTTAGAGCAGCATAGCGATCTAGGCAGTGGTTTCCAGATCGCCATGCGAGACCTGGATATTCGTGGTGCCGGTAATATGTTGGGAGGCGAACAGAGCGGCTTTATGGCAGAAATAGGCTTTGAGATGTACCAGAAGATCCTGGAAGAAGCCATTAAAGAACTTAAACGCACTCAGTTTAAAGAGCTTTTCAAAGAAGAAATCTCCAAACAGGATGACTTTGTTGCAGATTGTACCATTGACACGGATCTGGAGATTTTGATTCCGGATTCATATGTAGAAAACATCACAGAGCGATTATCGCTGTATTCGCGGCTGGATAACTGCGATAACGATGAGGAATTGGAGCAGATGGAGACCGAATTTGTAGATCGCTTTGGACCTATCCCCCCTCAGGTTCAAGACCTGTTTATTACCGTTCGTTGCCGTAAAATGGCTGTAGCCTTAGGTTTTGAAAAACTGATGTTGAAGGATAATATATTAAAATGTTACTTCATTAATAGACCAGACTCACCGTATTTTGAATCGGCGTTGTTCAATAATATCTTAGATTATTTACAAACCGGAACCAACAAAGCCCGTTTAAAACAGGTAGGCAAACTGTTTATGTTGGTGGTAGAACCGGCAAATAGTATGCAGGATATATTCTCATTCTTACAGCGTATGCATATGGCTGTTGTAAAATAG
- a CDS encoding S8 family serine peptidase, giving the protein MMLRQYFLLTVLLGLSGFAFAQKEKKAIRLKSGVVYAAPNIITDSIEQFNKKAFHKEKAFAILQFETIPNEEVKQQLAKNGVALLDYIPDNAYTVSITKKLNKEVLQRVKASAIWVPTPQQKMHPSLAQFSQTVGARSKGLVTIQIRFPQSFTAAEVLDALFTQKYNVIRKDLVAYHILSVQIPANQVSELAALPFVEYLQEESLQAIPLNGNSRRISNATILNASLANGGKNLNGAGVVIGHGDDGNSQGHVDYTDRVISKTTTIGGGHSTYVAGNLAGAGIWNELYRGYASKAKMISTLYTDIWWNAATYVQDYGMVLTNNSYQIVPQTCDASGVYDGYSALIDQQAFVFPSLQQVFASGNHGGLTCSPYAASGFGTIAGSLQCAKNAITVGNINSAGIISGGSSRGPVRDGRIKPELVTLGVAVTSTSAAGGYLTENGTSISAPAVTGGAALMYEKYRQLNSNANPSSALIKALLCNGATDRGTPGPDYVYGFGSMNLLRSVDMLEKGRFIAGSISNGGSQTTTISVPANTARLKVMIYWNDPAASPLSASALVHDLDLEVTDPSSTKVLPLVLDPSPANVQNPSTNGADHRNNIEQVVINNPTGGTYTFTVKGTSVTQNPTQDYYIVYDIIPNSLALTFPVGGEGLIPGQVTPIQWESYGDPVNSFTLEYSIDGGTTWTTIDNAISATADNYTWTVPAIATEKARIRVTKNGTSLNSTSNAFAIIGQPTISLSATQCPSYIAVQWGAVANASDYEIIRLKGGEMVSVGTTTGTSYTISSLSPDSVYWVSVRARVNGAPGLRSVAISRQPNTGTCTGTISDNDLKLDAILTPTSGRKATSSALTSTTPIKVRVRNLDDVAISNFSVKYSIDGGSTWVTEAVTATIPAQGTYEYTFAATANLAAIGNYNFVAAVVNNTTDPIAENNTLSYTIKHLDNPPVNLATDLVDDFEAAVVSDYRTDTIGLSGIDRYDFMHSSIDGRLRTFVNTGIAASGTKAITLDADRALAAPGNTNYLIGTYNLASYTTADDIRLSFKYNQHGQTADAANKVWIRGNDNSATPWIEVYDLYSNQNVPGTYKNVTSIELSSLLQTNGQTFSSSFQIRWGQAGQNQAANKESGAGYTFDDIKIYRVQNDMQLVSINGFAPISCALSTATPITVSVRNTMNATLTNIPIKYRVNGGAWVSETMASVAGKTTVSYTFAATANLSAVGAYTIEAVVDLSGDSFADNNSAQVSFLNEELITTYPYLQDFETDNGNWYSTGTNNSWAWGAPASVNINRAASGSKAWKTNLSGNYNDGELSFLYSPCFNIAGMTTPMLSFSVAMDIENCGTTTCDAARVEYSVDGTTWNILGTAGSGTNWYNRGTPQQFWSTEDPALRRWHVASIPLPTGINRLRLRFVFASDGGLTKEGLAVDDIHIYDRSMGIYNGPTMATSVQQTISGGSSWIDFQQSGALVASVQPNNQNLGATDVQAYINSGAVRNINNQYYANRNITVKPSNTAPGSPVKVRFYFTDAEAQALITATGCATCSAPASPYQLGVSKMSHSNKALENGTVVDDGGGIWSFIPPTDLRIVPFDIGYYAEFEVNSFSEFWLNSGGLDAATPLPINLISFTGQRNGENALLRWTVTESNISKYEIEASQGATNQFIKIGEVVSQGSNTSLHEYNFTDVEPNKLGIRYYRLKIIEEDGTFSYSPIRSIIFANPVTWMVYPNPSNGKFYLTYQLNSVEKLEAQVFDAKGRLVQQYKKEGNGGWQKLAIDLSSASFPSGVYLLRVTTGDKLQSFKLNKQ; this is encoded by the coding sequence ATGATGCTTCGCCAATACTTTCTGCTAACAGTACTTTTAGGGTTAAGTGGATTTGCGTTTGCCCAGAAAGAGAAAAAGGCCATTCGTTTAAAGAGTGGAGTCGTTTATGCAGCTCCTAATATTATTACTGATTCCATAGAGCAGTTTAATAAAAAAGCCTTTCATAAGGAAAAAGCCTTTGCCATTCTTCAATTTGAAACAATTCCAAACGAAGAAGTAAAGCAACAACTAGCTAAGAACGGCGTAGCCCTATTGGATTATATTCCCGACAATGCGTATACCGTAAGTATTACAAAGAAACTTAATAAAGAAGTATTACAGCGGGTAAAAGCAAGTGCTATATGGGTGCCTACACCACAGCAAAAGATGCATCCATCTTTAGCGCAGTTCTCCCAAACGGTAGGTGCTAGATCTAAAGGGTTAGTTACCATTCAGATTCGTTTCCCTCAATCATTTACAGCAGCCGAAGTTTTAGATGCTCTGTTTACACAGAAGTATAATGTTATCCGAAAAGATTTAGTGGCTTATCATATACTAAGTGTGCAGATACCTGCCAACCAGGTATCGGAGCTGGCGGCATTGCCATTTGTAGAATACTTGCAAGAAGAATCATTGCAAGCAATTCCTCTGAATGGGAACAGCCGGCGTATTTCAAATGCTACGATTTTAAATGCCTCTCTGGCAAATGGGGGAAAGAATTTAAATGGAGCAGGCGTAGTGATCGGGCACGGCGATGATGGCAACTCTCAAGGACATGTTGACTATACAGACCGGGTTATCAGTAAAACAACAACAATAGGAGGTGGACACAGCACTTATGTCGCTGGAAACTTGGCCGGCGCAGGTATATGGAACGAGTTGTATAGAGGCTACGCTTCCAAGGCTAAAATGATCAGTACCCTTTATACGGATATCTGGTGGAATGCAGCAACCTATGTACAGGATTATGGTATGGTGTTGACCAACAATTCTTATCAGATTGTGCCACAAACATGTGATGCCAGTGGTGTATATGACGGATATTCTGCATTGATAGATCAACAAGCTTTTGTGTTTCCTTCTTTACAACAAGTGTTTGCATCTGGTAATCACGGAGGATTAACTTGTAGCCCTTATGCCGCTTCAGGGTTTGGAACTATAGCCGGTTCTTTACAATGTGCTAAAAATGCTATTACAGTTGGAAATATAAATAGTGCCGGTATCATCTCCGGTGGTTCTAGTAGAGGCCCTGTACGTGATGGAAGAATCAAGCCTGAGTTGGTAACCCTTGGCGTAGCGGTAACATCTACATCAGCAGCTGGCGGGTATTTGACTGAAAATGGAACGAGTATTTCTGCCCCAGCCGTTACAGGTGGCGCTGCGCTAATGTATGAGAAGTACCGTCAGCTAAACAGCAATGCAAACCCATCAAGCGCTTTAATTAAAGCATTATTGTGTAATGGAGCGACAGACAGGGGTACTCCTGGTCCTGATTATGTATATGGTTTTGGCAGTATGAACTTACTGAGAAGTGTTGATATGCTTGAAAAAGGACGTTTTATTGCTGGAAGTATAAGCAATGGTGGTAGTCAAACAACCACGATATCTGTTCCGGCAAATACAGCCAGGCTAAAAGTGATGATCTATTGGAACGATCCTGCGGCATCACCTCTATCAGCTTCAGCGTTAGTGCATGATCTTGATTTAGAGGTAACTGATCCATCGTCTACTAAAGTTTTACCATTAGTATTGGACCCTTCTCCTGCCAATGTTCAAAACCCAAGTACCAATGGTGCGGACCATAGGAATAATATTGAACAAGTAGTCATTAATAATCCTACAGGCGGCACATATACTTTTACAGTAAAGGGAACTTCCGTAACACAAAACCCTACTCAGGATTATTATATTGTTTATGATATTATTCCAAACTCATTGGCATTAACCTTTCCTGTTGGTGGAGAGGGGTTAATACCAGGACAAGTAACACCCATCCAGTGGGAGTCTTATGGTGATCCTGTTAATTCCTTTACCCTAGAGTATTCGATAGATGGCGGTACTACCTGGACAACTATTGATAATGCTATTAGTGCTACTGCAGATAATTATACATGGACTGTGCCTGCCATTGCAACAGAAAAAGCACGGATTCGGGTAACTAAAAATGGTACTTCTCTAAATAGTACCAGTAATGCTTTTGCAATTATTGGTCAGCCCACTATAAGCTTGTCGGCTACGCAATGTCCTTCTTATATAGCCGTTCAATGGGGCGCAGTAGCAAATGCTAGCGATTATGAAATTATTAGGTTAAAAGGTGGTGAAATGGTATCTGTGGGTACCACTACCGGCACGTCCTATACAATCAGTAGTTTATCACCGGACAGTGTTTATTGGGTATCTGTGCGGGCTAGAGTAAATGGCGCTCCAGGTTTGCGGTCAGTTGCGATTTCCCGCCAGCCGAATACAGGAACTTGTACGGGTACCATTTCGGATAATGATTTAAAGCTAGACGCGATACTGACTCCAACTTCCGGACGAAAAGCTACTTCATCGGCTTTAACGTCTACTACCCCTATTAAAGTGCGCGTGCGAAACCTGGATGATGTTGCAATTAGTAACTTTTCTGTCAAATATTCAATTGATGGCGGTAGTACATGGGTAACGGAAGCCGTTACTGCAACTATTCCTGCTCAAGGCACCTATGAATATACATTCGCTGCTACTGCTAATCTTGCTGCAATAGGAAACTACAATTTTGTGGCAGCTGTTGTTAATAATACAACTGATCCGATTGCTGAAAACAATACACTTTCGTATACTATAAAACACCTGGATAATCCACCAGTGAATCTTGCAACTGATTTGGTTGATGATTTTGAAGCAGCTGTTGTTAGCGATTATCGTACCGATACAATTGGCCTTTCTGGTATTGACCGCTATGATTTTATGCATAGTTCAATCGACGGTCGGCTGCGCACGTTTGTAAATACAGGAATTGCTGCATCGGGGACAAAAGCAATAACCTTAGATGCTGATCGTGCATTGGCAGCGCCCGGTAATACCAACTATTTAATAGGTACCTATAACCTCGCCTCTTATACGACTGCCGATGATATCCGGCTGAGTTTTAAATATAATCAGCATGGGCAAACAGCTGATGCTGCTAACAAGGTATGGATACGAGGCAATGATAATAGTGCTACGCCATGGATTGAAGTCTATGACTTATATAGTAATCAAAACGTACCTGGCACTTATAAAAATGTAACCAGTATTGAATTGTCTTCTTTGTTACAAACAAATGGGCAGACGTTTAGTTCAAGTTTCCAAATTCGTTGGGGGCAAGCGGGGCAGAATCAGGCAGCTAATAAGGAAAGTGGCGCGGGCTACACTTTTGATGATATAAAAATATACCGCGTTCAAAACGATATGCAACTAGTAAGTATTAATGGTTTCGCTCCTATTAGTTGTGCATTGTCTACAGCCACTCCAATTACGGTTTCTGTACGCAACACGATGAATGCAACGTTAACAAACATTCCAATAAAGTACCGTGTAAATGGTGGTGCGTGGGTAAGTGAGACCATGGCTTCGGTGGCCGGTAAAACTACCGTGTCTTATACATTCGCTGCAACAGCTAACCTAAGTGCCGTAGGGGCTTATACTATTGAGGCAGTTGTGGATTTGAGTGGCGATAGCTTTGCTGATAATAACAGCGCGCAGGTGTCTTTCCTAAATGAGGAGCTCATTACTACTTATCCATACCTGCAGGATTTTGAAACCGATAATGGCAACTGGTACTCCACCGGTACAAATAACTCCTGGGCTTGGGGTGCACCGGCTTCTGTAAATATTAATCGCGCGGCTAGTGGATCAAAAGCCTGGAAAACCAATTTAAGCGGTAATTATAATGATGGAGAGTTGTCTTTCTTGTATTCTCCCTGTTTTAACATCGCAGGAATGACTACGCCTATGCTTAGCTTCAGCGTAGCTATGGATATAGAAAATTGTGGTACAACTACTTGCGATGCTGCAAGAGTTGAATATTCTGTAGACGGAACTACCTGGAATATTTTAGGTACAGCTGGATCTGGAACAAACTGGTATAATAGAGGTACTCCTCAGCAATTTTGGAGTACAGAAGATCCAGCCTTACGGCGGTGGCATGTAGCAAGTATTCCATTGCCAACAGGAATCAATCGTTTACGCCTGCGGTTTGTTTTTGCATCAGATGGGGGACTTACTAAGGAAGGTCTTGCTGTTGATGACATTCATATATACGACCGGTCCATGGGAATTTATAATGGACCTACGATGGCTACCTCAGTACAACAAACCATTAGCGGTGGTTCAAGTTGGATTGATTTTCAGCAAAGCGGTGCATTAGTGGCATCTGTGCAACCAAATAATCAAAATTTGGGAGCTACAGATGTGCAAGCTTATATTAATTCTGGAGCTGTTCGAAATATCAATAACCAATATTATGCAAATAGGAATATAACTGTTAAGCCATCAAACACGGCTCCAGGTAGTCCAGTTAAAGTGCGCTTTTATTTTACTGATGCTGAAGCGCAAGCATTAATAACAGCTACAGGATGTGCTACGTGCTCCGCACCAGCAAGCCCATATCAATTAGGCGTATCTAAGATGAGCCATTCTAACAAGGCTCTAGAGAATGGTACTGTGGTGGATGATGGAGGTGGTATTTGGTCATTTATACCACCAACAGACCTGAGAATTGTACCTTTTGATATTGGTTACTATGCAGAGTTTGAAGTGAATAGTTTTTCTGAATTTTGGCTTAATTCAGGCGGACTTGATGCTGCTACACCGTTGCCTATTAACTTAATAAGTTTTACAGGGCAACGCAATGGTGAAAATGCCTTATTGAGATGGACTGTAACTGAATCCAATATTTCGAAATATGAAATAGAAGCTTCCCAAGGAGCGACAAATCAGTTTATTAAAATAGGAGAAGTGGTAAGTCAGGGAAGTAACACCTCTTTGCATGAATATAACTTCACTGATGTAGAACCCAATAAGCTAGGTATTCGATATTATCGCCTGAAGATTATTGAAGAGGATGGCACTTTTTCTTATTCACCCATTCGCTCCATAATTTTTGCCAATCCAGTTACCTGGATGGTTTATCCAAATCCTTCAAACGGTAAGTTTTATTTAACCTATCAGCTTAATTCTGTTGAAAAGTTAGAGGCACAGGTATTTGATGCCAAAGGCAGGTTAGTACAGCAATACAAAAAAGAAGGAAACGGCGGCTGGCAAAAGCTTGCTATTGATCTATCTTCAGCTTCCTTCCCTTCTGGAGTTTACTTATTACGGGTAACAACAGGCGATAAGCTGCAATCGTTTAAACTAAATAAACAATGA
- the mgrA gene encoding L-glyceraldehyde 3-phosphate reductase has protein sequence MTYQPSPARYASMEYRRCGNSGLLLPALSLGLWHNFGSTDSYENCRSIIHTAFDCGITHFDLANNYGPPPGGAEETFGKILKQDLRPYRDELIISTKAGWPMWPGPYGDLGSKKYLVASLDQSLKRMGVEYVDIFYHHRPDPATPLEETMRALDQIVRQGKALYIGISSYSPEETKKAVDMLRSLGTPLLIHQPKYSLLVRWIEEGLTDVLEQNGVGCITFSSLAQGLLTDKYLNGIPTDSRAASNRGNGALEATGITPQVLSQIQNLNHLAQQRGQSLAQMALAWVLKDQRITSVLIGASKPEQVLDSIGCLHNLEFSNAELEQIESILKPKN, from the coding sequence ATGACGTATCAGCCTTCTCCTGCACGTTACGCCTCTATGGAATATCGCCGCTGTGGCAACAGCGGTTTACTATTGCCAGCACTTTCACTAGGCCTATGGCACAACTTCGGCAGTACTGACTCATATGAAAATTGTCGAAGCATTATTCATACAGCTTTTGACTGCGGTATTACCCATTTTGACCTTGCTAATAATTATGGTCCACCGCCTGGTGGTGCAGAAGAAACGTTTGGTAAAATCTTAAAGCAAGATCTTCGGCCCTACAGAGATGAGCTGATTATCTCTACAAAGGCAGGATGGCCCATGTGGCCAGGCCCCTACGGCGATCTGGGCTCCAAGAAATATTTAGTTGCCAGCCTTGACCAAAGCCTAAAGCGAATGGGGGTAGAATATGTTGATATTTTTTATCACCACCGGCCAGATCCGGCTACTCCTCTTGAAGAAACAATGAGAGCCTTGGATCAAATCGTTCGCCAAGGAAAGGCCTTATATATAGGCATTTCAAGTTACAGTCCAGAGGAAACTAAGAAGGCAGTTGATATGCTGCGTTCCTTAGGTACTCCCCTGCTTATCCACCAGCCTAAATATTCACTATTAGTTCGATGGATTGAAGAGGGGTTAACAGATGTATTAGAGCAAAACGGTGTAGGGTGTATAACCTTTTCCTCTTTAGCGCAGGGGCTTTTAACGGATAAATACCTAAATGGAATTCCAACAGATTCAAGAGCCGCCAGTAATCGCGGAAATGGTGCGCTGGAAGCTACAGGTATTACACCACAAGTACTTAGTCAAATACAGAACCTTAATCACTTAGCGCAACAACGTGGGCAATCTTTGGCACAAATGGCTTTGGCATGGGTACTAAAAGATCAACGAATAACCTCTGTTTTAATTGGAGCTAGTAAGCCTGAGCAAGTGCTTGATTCTATAGGCTGCTTACATAACCTAGAATTCAGTAATGCAGAGCTAGAGCAGATTGAGTCTATATTAAAGCCCAAAAATTAA
- a CDS encoding DUF4870 domain-containing protein has protein sequence MDRSYLGHSENTIQPVSDNERMLGVLSHALTLIASFVAPLIIYILKKDESMFVREHAKESLNFQLTLMLAYFIGFILIFVVIGIILLPLIGIVQLVLVVIATINAADNKLYRYPFCIRFIN, from the coding sequence ATGGATCGCTCATATTTAGGTCATTCAGAAAATACAATTCAGCCTGTTAGTGATAATGAGCGAATGTTAGGCGTACTTTCTCATGCTCTTACATTAATAGCCAGTTTCGTTGCGCCGCTAATTATTTATATACTTAAGAAAGACGAGTCAATGTTTGTAAGAGAACATGCAAAAGAATCGTTGAACTTTCAGCTAACGTTAATGCTCGCTTATTTCATTGGGTTCATACTCATCTTTGTGGTTATTGGAATTATCCTTTTACCCTTGATTGGTATTGTCCAGTTGGTGTTAGTAGTAATTGCTACCATCAATGCCGCTGATAATAAACTCTACCGTTATCCATTTTGTATCCGGTTTATTAATTAG